The Quercus robur chromosome 7, dhQueRobu3.1, whole genome shotgun sequence genome has a segment encoding these proteins:
- the LOC126693156 gene encoding protein DETOXIFICATION 24-like, translating into MDERLLGAEPENIRNLPRRIWVESKKIWRVAFPAMLARVTQFGMFVVTQAFIGHLGEVDLAAYALIQILTVRFVNGILLGMSSATETLCGQAFGARQYHMMSIYLQRSWLINIVIATILLPVFIYSASIFKLLGEEDETSEVAGYISLWFIPILYYFAFGFSVQKYLQTQLKNRIVGWLSAITFVLHVLLSWIFVSKLNWGIPGAMSAMIISYWLVLIGTFVYVFGGWCPNTWTGFSLAAFRDLLPVLKLSLSSGVMLCLEFWYNAVLILLAGYVQNATVAISAFSICLNIIAWEFMVFLGFLTAASVRVSNELGKGDAKAAEFSVKIISSTSVILGVFFWILCLIFGHKLAYLFTSDEEVVAYVSSLYILLSLSILLNCVQAVLSGVAVGAGRQAVVAYINIGCYYLIGIPVGAILGYVAKLEVEGLWIGMILGVVMQSLVLGYITFNTDWNDQVNKASERLNKLFLKPTEESSIEEPLNG; encoded by the exons ATGGATGAGAGATTACTTGGAGCAGAACCAGAAAATATTAGAAATCTGCCAAGGAGAATTTGGGTGGAATCGAAAAAAATATGGAGGGTTGCATTTCCTGCTATGTTAGCCAGGGTTACTCAATTTGGAATGTTTGTGGTAACACAGGCATTTATAGGGCATCTTGGTGAAGTGGATCTTGCGGCTTATGCACTCATTCAAATTCTAACTGTACGATTTGTAAATGGGATACTG ttGGGCATGTCAAGTGCAACTGAGACTCTTTGTGGGCAAGCATTTGGAGCAAGGCAATACCACATGATGAGCATCTACTTGCAAAGGTCATGGCTTATCAATATCGTTATTGCAACTATCTTGCTCCCTGTCTTTATCTACTCAGCTTCCATCTTCAAGCTACTAGGAGAGGAAGATGAAACATCAGAAGTTGCTGGATATATCTCTTTATGGTTCATTCCAATTCTCTACTATTTCGCTTTTGGCTTTAGCGTCCAGAAGTATTTACAAACGCAGCTCAAAAACAGAATTGTCGGATGGCTATCTGCTATTACATTTGTACTTCATGTTCTTTTGTCATGGATTTTTGTGAGCAAACTGAACTGGGGGATTCCTGGTGCAATGAGTGCGATGATTATATCTTATTGGTTAGTGTTAATTGGAACATTCGTGTATGTCTTTGGAGGTTGGTGTCCCAACACATGGACAGGTTTCTCACTAGCTGCTTTTCGAGATTTACTACCAGTATTGAAGCTCTCACTATCCTCAGGTGTCATGCTTTG CTTGGAGTTTTGGTACAATGCTGTTTTAATCTTATTGGCGGGATATGTGCAAAACGCTACGGTTGCAATATCTGCATTTTCCATTTG CCTCAATATCATTGCTTGGGAATTTATGGTTTTCCTTGGCTTCCTAACTGCTGCAAG CGTCCGGGTTTCAAATGAACTAGGGAAAGGAGATGCTAAAGCTGCAGAGTTCTCCGTTAAAATCATCTCCAGTACTTCAGTTATTCTTGGAGTGTTCTTTTGGATTCtatgtttaatttttggtcATAAACTCGCTTACTTGTTCACAAGTGATGAGGAAGTTGTAGCATATGTGTCGAGCCTCTATATCCTGCTAAGTTTGTCAATCTTACTCAACTGTGTCCAGGCAGTACTTTCAG GGGTGGCTGTGGGTGCCGGTCGGCAAGCTGTGGTTGCATATATTAACATAGGTTGCTATTATCTGATTGGGATCCCAGTAGGAGCTATTCTTGGATATGTGGCCAAACTAGAAGTAGAG GGCCTATGGATTGGAATGATCCTCGGTGTGGTAATGCAATCACTCGTGCTTGGTTACATAACCTTTAACACTGATTGGAATGACCAG GTGAATAAAGCATCAGAACGTTTGAATAAGTTGTTCTTGAAACCTACCGAAGAAAGTTCTATTGAAGAACCACTAAATGGATGA
- the LOC126693158 gene encoding uncharacterized protein LOC126693158 isoform X2, protein MTSRTLRRRLHHGDVDGKKQEHMEASSGLDGLDEPLLGYYEHDDRHSEGDTNEDLWEEERRKEHLHWTRLFSQLIAQWAQWFANIVLGSGSLIGRLLPFSSYTQRGQSNKLLPLSLSPLQEERLQNLRQRLEVPFDGSRVEHQDALKQLWRLAYPERELPSLKSELWKEMGWQGSDPSTDFRGGGFISLENLIFFAQRYPESFQRLLHKQDGTRAEWEYPFAVAGINISFMLAQMLDLQSGKPTSLAGIRFLELLGEDEMAFDNLYCVAFYMMDAQWLAKRASYMEFNDVLKSTRTQLERELALEDVINVRDLPAYNLLKR, encoded by the exons ATGACGTCAAGAACTTTGAGGAGAAGGCTTCATCATGGGGATGTTGATGGAAAAAAGCAGGAGCATATGGAGGCATCATCGGGGTTGGATGGTTTGGATGAGCCTCTGCTAGGATATTATGAGCACGATGATAGGCATTCCGAG GGAGACACTAATGAAGATCTTTGGGAAGAGGAAAGGAGGAAGGAACACCTCCATTGGACGCGTCTATTCTCACAGTTGATTGCCCAATGGGCTCAATGGTTTG CAAATATTGTCCTTGGATCCGGATCTCTAATTGGACGCCTTTTACCCTTTTCATCCTACACACAAAGAGGACAAAGCAATAAGCTGCTTCCACTTTCCCTTAGTCCTTTGCAG GAAGAAAGACTCCAGAATCTACGGCAAAGGCTTGAAGTCCCCTTTGATGGTTCTCGTGTTGAGCATCAA GATGCACTTAAACAATTATGGAGGTTGGCTTACCCTGAAAGGGAGCTCCCATCTCTTAAATCTGAGCTTTGGAAGGAAATGGGTTGGCAGGGTTCTGACCCTTCAACAGATTTTAG GGGTGGGGGATTTATATCATTGGAGAATCTTATCTTTTTTGCTCAGAGATATCCG GAATCGTTCCAAAGATTGTTACACAAACAAGATGGAACTAGAGCTGAGTGGGAATATCCCTTTGCTGTAGCTGGGatcaatatttcttttatgttgGCACAAATGTTGGATCTTCAATCAG gaAAGCCAACTTCTCTAGCAGGAATTCGCTTTTTGGAACTGCTTGGGGAAGATGAAATGGCATTTGATAATCTCTATTGTGTAGCCTTTTATATGATGGATGCTCAGTGGCTTGCAAAGcgtgcttcttatatggaatTCAAT GACGTTTTGAAGTCTACAAGAACTCAGTTAGAGCGTGAGCTTGCACTTGAAGATGTCATCAACGTGAGAGATTTACCAGCATACAACCTTTTGAAAAGATAG
- the LOC126693158 gene encoding uncharacterized protein LOC126693158 isoform X1: protein MCLDIQARVIRTLMTSRTLRRRLHHGDVDGKKQEHMEASSGLDGLDEPLLGYYEHDDRHSEGDTNEDLWEEERRKEHLHWTRLFSQLIAQWAQWFANIVLGSGSLIGRLLPFSSYTQRGQSNKLLPLSLSPLQEERLQNLRQRLEVPFDGSRVEHQDALKQLWRLAYPERELPSLKSELWKEMGWQGSDPSTDFRGGGFISLENLIFFAQRYPESFQRLLHKQDGTRAEWEYPFAVAGINISFMLAQMLDLQSGKPTSLAGIRFLELLGEDEMAFDNLYCVAFYMMDAQWLAKRASYMEFNDVLKSTRTQLERELALEDVINVRDLPAYNLLKR, encoded by the exons ATGTGTTTAGATATTCAGGCTCGCGTAATTCGTACGTTAATGACGTCAAGAACTTTGAGGAGAAGGCTTCATCATGGGGATGTTGATGGAAAAAAGCAGGAGCATATGGAGGCATCATCGGGGTTGGATGGTTTGGATGAGCCTCTGCTAGGATATTATGAGCACGATGATAGGCATTCCGAG GGAGACACTAATGAAGATCTTTGGGAAGAGGAAAGGAGGAAGGAACACCTCCATTGGACGCGTCTATTCTCACAGTTGATTGCCCAATGGGCTCAATGGTTTG CAAATATTGTCCTTGGATCCGGATCTCTAATTGGACGCCTTTTACCCTTTTCATCCTACACACAAAGAGGACAAAGCAATAAGCTGCTTCCACTTTCCCTTAGTCCTTTGCAG GAAGAAAGACTCCAGAATCTACGGCAAAGGCTTGAAGTCCCCTTTGATGGTTCTCGTGTTGAGCATCAA GATGCACTTAAACAATTATGGAGGTTGGCTTACCCTGAAAGGGAGCTCCCATCTCTTAAATCTGAGCTTTGGAAGGAAATGGGTTGGCAGGGTTCTGACCCTTCAACAGATTTTAG GGGTGGGGGATTTATATCATTGGAGAATCTTATCTTTTTTGCTCAGAGATATCCG GAATCGTTCCAAAGATTGTTACACAAACAAGATGGAACTAGAGCTGAGTGGGAATATCCCTTTGCTGTAGCTGGGatcaatatttcttttatgttgGCACAAATGTTGGATCTTCAATCAG gaAAGCCAACTTCTCTAGCAGGAATTCGCTTTTTGGAACTGCTTGGGGAAGATGAAATGGCATTTGATAATCTCTATTGTGTAGCCTTTTATATGATGGATGCTCAGTGGCTTGCAAAGcgtgcttcttatatggaatTCAAT GACGTTTTGAAGTCTACAAGAACTCAGTTAGAGCGTGAGCTTGCACTTGAAGATGTCATCAACGTGAGAGATTTACCAGCATACAACCTTTTGAAAAGATAG
- the LOC126693159 gene encoding uncharacterized protein LOC126693159, translated as MSNDEFNGQILAEKLSKLNNSQQSIESLSRWCVTHRKKAKQIVETWDKLFNSSQREQRVSFLYLANDILQNSRRKGSEFVNEFWKVLPAALKLVYENGDEHGKKVVTRLVDIWEERKVFGSRGRSLKDEMLAKNPPPLSVSNGKSSNLIKIVKRDANSVRIKLAVGGLPEKILTAFQSVLDEHSTEEATFSKCSASIRHVGKIEEVVESNLIQGNQQGASVVDELQEQENILQQCVGQLESAEATRTALISQLKEALQDQESMLEYIRSQLQVARGQIEQASNVRKRLASPPIPSTLTSTMNATTEATRVVEHNMPQPVAPFVPLRNSEDENKKAAAAAVAAKLAASASSAQMLTSVLSSLVAEEAASMNGSIISTGFSSGLPMFSPEKRPKLEKSLPVSDVSSSDVSSTTYFTPLQQQSLTNVPPAPSTSMQPISQANQMQSPFAALPPPPPPPPPLSPATPPTSQYVQSAGMVVMPYGYGANTLPPPPPLPPHVSMSMARPGPQPSGQQQQQSATGGFYRPPGIGFYGQGHQPTTPPVHRQ; from the exons CTTTGTCCCGTTGGTGTGTTACTCACCGGAAGAAGGCAAAACAAATTGTTGAAACATGGGATAAGCTTTTCAACTCTTCTCAGAGAGAGCAGCGTGTTTCTTTTCTGTATTTGGCTAATGACATTTTGCAAAATAGTAGGCGAAAGGGCAGTGAGTTTGTGAATGAATTTTGGAAAGTTCTTCCTGCCGCTCTCAAGCTTGTTTACGAAAATGGTGATGAGCATGGAAAGAAAGTGGTAACCAGACTG GTTGACATATGGGAAGAAAGGAAGGTTTTTGGTTCTCGAGGGCGGAGTCTTAAAGATGAAATGCTGGCTAAGAACCCTCCTCCTCTGTCTGTGAGCAATGGAAAGAGTTCAAATCTTATCAAGATAGTGAAGAGGGATGCAAACTCTGTTAGAATT AAATTGGCTGTTGGAGGTCTTCCAGAGAAAATACTGACCGCATTTCAATCTGTACTTGATGAACATTCAACTGAAGAAGCTACGTTTAGCAAGTGTAGTGCTTCTATACGTCATGTGGGTAAAATTGAGGAAGTTGTTGAAAGTAACTTAATACAAG GAAATCAGCAAGGAGCTTCTGTGGTGGATGAGCTGCAAGAACAGGAAAATATACTTCAGCAATGTGTTGGACAACTTGAGAGTGCAGAGGCAACTAGGACTGCCTTGATTTCCCAACTTAAAGAAGCACTTCAGGACCAA gAATCAATGCTGGAGTATATTCGCAGTCAGTTGCAA GTTGCCCGGGGCCAGATTGAGCAGGCAAGTAATGTGAGGAAGAGGCTAGCATCACCCCCTATTCCTAGTACTCTGACCAGCACCATGAACGCTACAACAGAGGCAACAAGGGTTGTAGAGCACAATATGCCTCAGCCTGTGGCTCCTTTTGTGCCACTCAGAAATTCTGAAGATGAGAACAAGAAAGCAGCTGCTGCCGCTGTTGCTGCTAAGCTTGCTGCCTCTGCATCCTCTGCACAGATGCTTACATCTGTTCTTTCTTCCCTTGTTGCAGAAGAAGCTGCCTCCATGAATGGAAGCATAATTTCAACTGGATTTAGTTCAGGGCTACCAATGTTCTCTCCAGAAAAACGGCCCAAACTTGAGAAATCACTGCCTGTTTCTGATGTTAGCAGTTCTGATGTCAGCAGCACAACCTATTTTACCCCTCTACAACAACAATCTCTGACTAATGTGCCACCAGCACCATCTACTAGCATGCAACCCATTTCCCAAGCCAACCAGATGCAAAGTCCCTTTGCTGCTCTACCACCACcgccacctccaccaccacctttATCTCCTGCAACACCACCTACGAGTCAGTATGTCCAATCTGCTGGTATGGTTGTGATGCCTTATGGGTATGGAGCAAATACTCTACCACCTCCACCTCCTCTTCCTCCACATGTTTCAATGAGTATGGCAAGGCCTGGTCCCCAGCCATCAGGacagcaacagcaacagtcAGCTACTGGAGGATTTTATCGGCCACCAGGTATTGGGTTCTATGGGCAAGGTCATCAGCCAACAACACCTCCAGTTCATCGACAGTGA